The Sphingopyxis fribergensis genome contains a region encoding:
- a CDS encoding FixH family protein — protein sequence MTEQSRRKAFTGWHMTGILVAFFGVVMVVNFTMATLASSSFGGTVVDNSYVASQNYNEWLRRAADQDRLGWQEQLDLDAARHIRVAVRKDDQPLTQLAVQATLSHPLGRMPARVMVFEPVGGGILRSTQAVPAGRWWLDLAVRHGDEDAHYRVNVQ from the coding sequence ATGACCGAGCAATCGAGGCGCAAGGCCTTCACCGGCTGGCATATGACCGGAATTCTCGTCGCTTTCTTCGGCGTCGTGATGGTGGTCAATTTCACCATGGCGACGCTCGCGTCGTCGAGCTTTGGCGGAACGGTCGTGGACAACAGCTATGTTGCGAGCCAGAATTATAACGAATGGCTGCGGCGGGCCGCCGATCAGGATCGCCTCGGCTGGCAGGAACAACTCGACCTCGATGCTGCGCGCCATATCCGCGTCGCGGTCCGCAAGGACGATCAGCCCCTCACGCAACTTGCAGTGCAAGCGACCCTCAGCCATCCACTCGGCCGCATGCCGGCGCGTGTCATGGTCTTCGAGCCCGTCGGCGGCGGGATCTTGCGCTCGACACAGGCCGTCCCTGCGGGTCGCTGGTGGCTCGACCTCGCGGTGCGCCATGGCGACGAGGATGCGCATTATCGGGTCAATGTCCAATGA
- a CDS encoding heavy metal translocating P-type ATPase, giving the protein MSGAAALVERDFAVPDIRCAGCIAKLEQGLVRDRRIAAARVNFTEKRVHLSCVPDADVPDLIGAFSLLGFEAHLLGKGPDEADAEAASSRALLSAVAVSGFAMMNIMLLSVSVWSGATGVTRDLFHWLSAMIALPTIAYAGRPFFRSAWRALSHRHTNMDVPISIGVLLVSAISLYETLTHGAHAYFDGAVMLLFFLLCGRWFDSVMRDRARGGVAALLRNMGTGALVLRGEGSGRWVDATALEPGMVMLVAAGERLAADGVVLRGESRFDLSLLTGESAPVAAHVDDQVHAGTLNLDAPVRVRVTAAGGDTAIADIARLMGEAAQGKSRYVRIADRAARLYAPAVHCLALAAFTSWMIAGAGWHQSLLISAAVLIITCPCALGLAVPAAQIVAAGELMRRGVLIKDGSALERLAEVDLALIDKTGTLTLGRPVALDLDALGFHAEGLLLALAQASRHPLSEALRRDLTARGVQPEPVESVREMPGFGVTAMWKGLAVSVGRPRQNLNDSALATQLSIDGEAVATVHFADQLRPDARSAIDALRAQGLGATILSGDRAEAVAPVARELAMTAQTSMSPQDKLAAIARFGSGGHKVLMIGDGLNDGPALAAGHASMAPGSASDVGKNAADCIFLGDRMMPVVDTIRMARSTQAIVRQNFALAIGYNAIAVPLAFLGLVTPLIAAIAMSGSSLIVVGNALRLKRALR; this is encoded by the coding sequence ATGAGCGGCGCGGCCGCTCTTGTGGAACGCGACTTTGCCGTTCCCGACATTCGCTGCGCGGGCTGCATCGCAAAGCTCGAACAGGGCCTCGTGCGCGACCGCCGTATTGCCGCGGCACGCGTGAATTTCACGGAAAAGCGCGTGCATCTGAGCTGCGTCCCCGATGCCGACGTGCCCGACCTGATCGGCGCCTTCTCCCTCCTCGGATTCGAAGCGCATCTCCTTGGAAAAGGTCCCGACGAAGCCGATGCCGAGGCCGCGAGCAGCCGGGCGCTCCTAAGCGCCGTCGCGGTTTCGGGTTTCGCGATGATGAACATCATGCTGCTGTCGGTCTCGGTCTGGTCGGGCGCGACCGGCGTGACCCGCGACCTCTTCCATTGGCTCTCGGCGATGATCGCGCTACCGACCATCGCCTATGCGGGCCGCCCCTTCTTCCGTTCGGCCTGGCGCGCGCTCAGCCACCGCCATACCAATATGGATGTGCCGATCAGCATCGGGGTCCTGCTCGTCAGCGCGATCAGCCTTTACGAGACCCTGACGCATGGCGCTCACGCCTATTTCGACGGGGCGGTCATGCTCCTCTTTTTCCTTCTCTGCGGGCGCTGGTTCGACAGCGTGATGCGCGACCGCGCGCGTGGCGGCGTTGCCGCTCTGCTCCGCAATATGGGAACGGGCGCTCTGGTATTGCGCGGCGAGGGTTCGGGGCGCTGGGTCGATGCGACCGCGCTCGAACCGGGAATGGTCATGCTTGTCGCTGCGGGCGAGCGGCTCGCTGCCGATGGAGTTGTCCTCAGAGGTGAGAGCCGGTTTGATCTGTCGCTGCTTACCGGAGAAAGTGCCCCGGTCGCAGCGCATGTCGATGACCAAGTCCACGCCGGAACGCTCAATCTCGATGCGCCGGTTCGTGTTCGCGTCACCGCGGCAGGCGGCGACACTGCAATCGCGGATATCGCAAGGCTGATGGGCGAGGCGGCGCAGGGTAAATCGCGCTATGTCCGCATCGCCGACCGGGCGGCCCGCCTCTATGCCCCTGCCGTACATTGCCTGGCGCTGGCCGCCTTCACCAGCTGGATGATCGCGGGGGCTGGCTGGCACCAAAGCCTCCTGATCTCAGCGGCGGTCCTGATCATCACCTGTCCTTGCGCACTCGGACTCGCCGTGCCTGCGGCGCAGATCGTCGCGGCGGGCGAACTCATGCGCCGCGGCGTCTTGATCAAGGATGGATCGGCGCTCGAGCGCTTGGCCGAAGTCGATCTGGCGCTGATCGACAAGACCGGCACGCTGACCCTAGGGCGCCCGGTCGCTCTCGACCTCGACGCGCTCGGGTTTCATGCCGAGGGGCTGCTCCTTGCGTTGGCTCAGGCCAGCCGTCACCCTCTGAGCGAAGCGCTCCGCCGCGATCTGACGGCGCGCGGGGTCCAGCCGGAACCGGTTGAGTCTGTCCGCGAAATGCCTGGATTCGGCGTGACCGCAATGTGGAAGGGGCTCGCGGTGTCGGTCGGCCGACCACGTCAGAATCTGAACGATAGTGCGCTTGCCACGCAGCTTTCGATCGATGGAGAAGCGGTGGCGACGGTCCACTTCGCCGACCAACTTCGTCCCGATGCCCGCAGTGCCATCGACGCGCTGCGGGCGCAGGGTCTCGGCGCGACGATATTGTCGGGCGACCGGGCCGAAGCCGTGGCTCCCGTCGCGCGCGAACTCGCGATGACCGCGCAGACGAGCATGAGCCCGCAAGACAAGCTTGCGGCGATCGCGCGGTTTGGCAGCGGAGGTCACAAGGTGCTGATGATCGGCGACGGCCTCAACGATGGCCCGGCGCTCGCCGCGGGTCATGCCTCGATGGCCCCGGGCTCGGCGAGCGATGTCGGCAAAAACGCCGCCGACTGCATCTTCCTGGGCGACCGCATGATGCCGGTGGTCGACACGATACGGATGGCGCGGAGCACGCAGGCCATCGTGCGCCAGAACTTCGCGCTCGCCATCGGCTACAACGCGATTGCCGTCCCGCTCGCCTTTCTCGGACTCGTGACGCCGCTGATCGCCGCCATCGCCATGTCGGGCTCGTCGCTGATCGTTGTCGGGAACGCGCTGCGGCTCAAAAGGGCGCTCCGGTGA
- the ccoS gene encoding cbb3-type cytochrome oxidase assembly protein CcoS: MNGVLLLIPIALGLGLLGLASFFWSLRQGQFDDLDGAALRIFVEDEEDLAP, translated from the coding sequence GTGAACGGCGTCCTCCTCCTGATCCCGATCGCATTGGGGCTTGGCCTTCTGGGCCTCGCCTCCTTCTTCTGGTCGCTGCGCCAGGGACAGTTCGACGATCTCGACGGCGCTGCGCTCCGCATCTTTGTCGAAGATGAAGAGGATCTGGCCCCATGA
- the ccoG gene encoding cytochrome c oxidase accessory protein CcoG, translating into MASPEDLTGENGPLYAARKGVYPKKVDGPFRRFKWSVMFVTLAIYYGTPWIRWDRGPYAPDQAVLVDLAHRRFFMFQIEIWPHEFYYVAGLLIMAGIGLFLVTSAVGRAWCGYACPQTVWTDLFQHVDRLVDGDRNAQIRLANGPWTFEKLVKRTIKYGIYLAVAFWTGGAWIMYFADAPTLTADFWTGQAAPVAYGTVAVLTATTFVFGGFMREQVCIYMCPWPRIQTAMMDEKSLLVTYKDWRGEPRGSTKKAQTHPGAFGDCIDCNQCVAVCPTGIDIREGPQIGCITCALCIDACDGVMKQVGRPRGLIDYCTLDDAAIEKSGGIAQTVRKTLSRPRTLIYLGIWTAIGAAMIFSLGQRTRLDLAVQHERSPLYVQLSDGHIRNNYTLKVRNMETRPRRVAIAVDGLPDARLWTEAGTRERASQHLEIALAPDSVTRVKLFVAAPSAGPERQDFAIAVRGLDGDPRGDSDIIQFDRPEAGQ; encoded by the coding sequence ATGGCCAGCCCTGAGGACCTCACCGGCGAGAACGGGCCGCTCTATGCGGCGCGGAAAGGCGTCTATCCCAAGAAGGTCGACGGGCCATTCCGCCGCTTTAAATGGTCGGTGATGTTCGTCACCCTGGCGATCTATTATGGAACGCCGTGGATTCGCTGGGACCGCGGCCCCTATGCGCCCGACCAGGCGGTGCTGGTCGATCTGGCGCATCGCCGTTTCTTCATGTTCCAGATCGAGATCTGGCCGCATGAATTTTACTATGTCGCGGGCCTGCTCATCATGGCGGGCATCGGGCTGTTTCTCGTCACTAGCGCCGTCGGGCGCGCCTGGTGCGGCTATGCCTGTCCGCAAACGGTGTGGACCGACCTGTTCCAGCATGTCGACCGGCTGGTCGACGGCGACCGCAACGCCCAGATCCGGCTGGCGAACGGTCCCTGGACCTTCGAGAAGCTGGTCAAGCGCACGATCAAATATGGTATTTATCTGGCGGTCGCCTTCTGGACCGGTGGCGCTTGGATCATGTATTTCGCCGATGCGCCGACGCTGACCGCCGATTTCTGGACCGGTCAGGCTGCGCCCGTCGCTTATGGTACCGTCGCCGTCCTCACCGCGACGACCTTCGTCTTCGGCGGCTTCATGCGCGAACAGGTCTGCATCTATATGTGCCCCTGGCCGCGTATCCAGACCGCGATGATGGACGAAAAATCGCTTCTGGTGACCTACAAGGACTGGCGCGGCGAACCGCGCGGCAGCACCAAGAAGGCGCAGACGCATCCCGGCGCCTTCGGCGATTGCATCGACTGCAACCAATGCGTCGCGGTGTGCCCTACCGGGATCGATATTCGCGAAGGGCCGCAGATCGGCTGTATCACCTGCGCGCTCTGTATCGATGCCTGCGACGGCGTGATGAAGCAGGTCGGCCGACCGCGAGGGCTGATCGACTATTGCACCCTCGACGACGCCGCGATCGAAAAGTCCGGCGGTATCGCTCAGACTGTCCGCAAGACGCTCTCGCGCCCGCGCACGCTGATCTACCTAGGCATTTGGACAGCCATCGGCGCCGCGATGATTTTCTCACTCGGTCAGCGCACGCGGCTCGACCTCGCGGTCCAGCACGAACGCAGTCCGCTCTATGTGCAGCTGTCCGACGGCCATATCCGCAACAATTACACGCTGAAAGTCCGCAACATGGAGACGCGGCCGCGGCGCGTCGCAATTGCGGTCGATGGTTTGCCCGATGCGCGCCTTTGGACCGAGGCCGGCACGCGCGAACGCGCCAGCCAGCATCTCGAAATCGCGCTGGCGCCCGATAGCGTAACCCGCGTGAAACTTTTCGTCGCGGCGCCCAGCGCCGGACCCGAGCGCCAGGACTTCGCCATCGCGGTGCGCGGCCTCGACGGCGACCCGCGCGGCGACAGCGACATCATCCAGTTCGACCGGCCGGAGGCGGGACAATGA